In Gammaproteobacteria bacterium (ex Lamellibrachia satsuma), a single genomic region encodes these proteins:
- a CDS encoding PilZ domain-containing protein, with amino-acid sequence MRHFIRHPSDIPIDFDLGEIAADNHDCLKNISDGGLCFIANQWIAPGTVIHVAISITPPEFHASGTTVWCKEQEECYEVGVRFDDAGDEFALRMVEQVCHIEQYKQDVLKKEGRRLTGEQAAIEWIERYAAAFPR; translated from the coding sequence ATGCGTCACTTCATTCGGCATCCATCCGACATACCCATCGATTTCGATTTGGGTGAGATTGCCGCTGACAACCATGATTGTCTGAAAAACATCAGTGACGGAGGGCTCTGCTTCATCGCAAATCAATGGATTGCTCCCGGTACCGTTATCCACGTGGCCATCTCCATAACACCGCCGGAGTTCCATGCATCAGGGACAACTGTCTGGTGCAAGGAGCAGGAAGAGTGTTATGAGGTTGGCGTGAGATTTGATGATGCGGGTGATGAGTTTGCCTTGCGCATGGTGGAGCAGGTCTGCCACATCGAACAGTACAAACAGGATGTGCTGAAAAAAGAGGGGCGGCGGCTTACCGGTGAGCAGGCAGCGATAGAGTGGATAGAACGCTACGCGGCGGCATTTCCCCGCTGA
- a CDS encoding CBS domain-containing protein, producing the protein MLVSDIMSRSPKTVTPDTKLLEVVSLMCLFRYSGLPVEDENGKLMGIIAEKDVLHRMFPKLEDFADVMATPDYDGMMSQYKDVVNLKVSDLMTPRVVSIDPDMHILRAATVMVRHKFRRIPVAVDGKLIGMLSLGDIHKAIFQANLSETICK; encoded by the coding sequence ATGCTGGTTAGCGACATTATGTCAAGATCACCGAAGACGGTGACACCTGATACCAAACTGCTGGAAGTGGTCTCACTGATGTGCCTGTTTCGCTACAGCGGCCTTCCGGTTGAGGATGAAAACGGAAAACTGATGGGTATCATTGCGGAGAAGGATGTTCTGCACCGTATGTTTCCAAAACTGGAGGATTTTGCGGATGTAATGGCTACGCCGGATTACGACGGTATGATGAGCCAGTACAAGGATGTGGTGAACCTGAAGGTTTCTGATCTGATGACCCCCAGGGTTGTTAGCATCGATCCGGATATGCACATATTGCGTGCTGCCACCGTAATGGTACGGCATAAGTTTCGACGCATCCCGGTTGCAGTAGACGGCAAACTCATCGGCATGTTGAGCCTGGGCGACATACACAAGGCTATCTTTCAGGCAAATCTGTCGGAAACTATCTGTAAATAA
- a CDS encoding ribonucleoside-diphosphate reductase subunit alpha translates to MVTEASQNDIASDTLPPTVQESLAPETASGNSGTFQVIRRNGKVTHFDAGKISVAVTKAFLAVEGGSAAASGRIHDTVKELTHQVAVALARRTPAGGTVHIEDIQDQVELALMRSGEHKIARSYVLYREQQNQKRSEEAALKAAEGGLPPEHLVKITLTNGSTRPLDISRLRSLVEEACNGLEEVEAEAILDDTCRNLFDGVKEADVSQALVMSARTLIDQEPNYSQVAARLLLDILRREALGFLGQENNVGTQAEMGACYSDYFKSYIHRAGELELLDTRLGQYDLDRLGTAIKPERDLQFAYLGLQTLYDRYFIHSEDGVRFELPQAFFMRVSMGLAINEIDREDRAIEFYELLSSFRFMSSTPTLFNSGSLRPQLSSCYLTTVPDNLDGIYSSIKDNALLSKFAGGLGNDWTRVRGLGAHIKSTNGKSQGVVPFLKVANDTAVAVNQGGKRKGAVCAYLETWHIDIEEFLELRKNTGDERRRTHDMNTANWIPDLFMKRVAEEGDWTLFTPNETPDLHDLTGNDFETAYNAYEEKAAKGGIKIFKTVKAVDLWRKMLGMLFETGHPWVTFKDPCNIRYTNQHMGVVHSSNLCTEITLHTNDKEIAVCNLGSVNLPAHVDENGLDLAKLEKTVTTAMRMLDNVIDYNYYSVPQARNSNLRHRPVGLGIMGFQDALYKQRIPYSSEQALDFADRSMEAVSYYAIQASSDMAAERGRYSTYEGSLWSQGILPIDSMKKLKESRGDYLQVDESQTLDWDHLRQKVTTQGMRNSNCMAIAPTATISNICGVSQSIEPTYQNLFVKSNLSGEFTVVNAYLVHDLKKQDLWDEVMVNDLKYYDGSLQPIDRIPAELKALYATAFEMDARWLIEAGSRRQKWIDQGQSLNLYMAEPSGKKLDNLYKLAWVRGLKTTYYLRSIGATAAEKTSVAGGSGQAGTETEAPKVCSILDPDCEACQ, encoded by the coding sequence ATGGTCACCGAAGCCAGCCAGAATGATATTGCATCCGACACCCTACCGCCGACCGTCCAGGAATCACTCGCTCCGGAAACCGCTTCTGGCAACAGTGGTACATTCCAGGTCATCCGCCGTAACGGCAAGGTCACCCATTTTGATGCCGGCAAGATCTCTGTCGCGGTAACCAAGGCTTTTCTTGCGGTCGAGGGTGGCAGCGCGGCCGCTTCAGGCCGCATCCACGACACTGTCAAGGAACTTACCCATCAGGTTGCTGTTGCCCTGGCCCGCCGTACGCCAGCCGGTGGAACGGTACATATCGAGGATATCCAGGATCAGGTGGAACTGGCCCTGATGCGCTCCGGCGAGCACAAGATCGCCCGCTCCTACGTACTCTACCGCGAGCAGCAGAATCAGAAGCGCTCGGAAGAGGCAGCACTGAAGGCGGCTGAAGGAGGTCTGCCCCCGGAACATCTGGTCAAGATCACCCTGACTAACGGCAGCACCCGTCCGCTCGACATCAGCAGGCTTCGCTCTCTGGTTGAGGAGGCCTGCAACGGTCTGGAAGAGGTGGAGGCCGAAGCGATCCTGGACGATACCTGCCGCAACCTGTTCGACGGTGTAAAAGAGGCCGATGTCTCCCAGGCGCTGGTAATGAGCGCGCGCACCCTGATCGACCAGGAGCCCAACTACTCCCAGGTCGCCGCCCGTCTGCTATTGGACATCCTGCGCCGCGAGGCACTCGGCTTCCTCGGTCAGGAGAACAACGTCGGCACCCAAGCCGAGATGGGCGCATGCTACAGCGACTACTTCAAGTCCTATATCCATCGTGCAGGGGAGCTGGAACTGCTCGACACCCGTCTCGGTCAATACGACCTCGATCGGCTTGGCACTGCCATCAAGCCGGAGCGCGACCTGCAGTTCGCCTACCTGGGCCTGCAGACGCTCTACGACCGTTACTTCATCCACAGTGAGGACGGCGTGCGCTTCGAACTGCCTCAGGCCTTCTTCATGCGCGTCTCCATGGGACTGGCAATCAACGAGATCGACCGCGAGGATCGTGCCATCGAGTTCTATGAACTGCTCTCATCTTTCAGATTCATGAGTTCCACGCCGACCCTGTTCAACTCCGGCAGCCTGCGGCCACAGCTCTCCAGCTGCTACCTGACCACCGTGCCCGACAACCTGGACGGCATCTACAGCTCCATCAAGGACAACGCCCTACTCTCCAAGTTCGCCGGCGGCCTGGGTAACGACTGGACTCGTGTGCGCGGCCTGGGTGCCCATATCAAGAGCACCAACGGCAAGTCTCAGGGCGTGGTTCCCTTCCTCAAGGTGGCCAACGACACCGCTGTGGCGGTCAACCAGGGCGGTAAGCGCAAAGGTGCGGTCTGCGCCTACCTGGAGACCTGGCACATCGACATCGAGGAGTTCCTGGAACTACGCAAAAATACCGGTGACGAGCGCCGCCGCACCCACGACATGAACACCGCCAACTGGATCCCGGACCTGTTCATGAAACGCGTGGCCGAAGAGGGCGACTGGACCCTGTTTACCCCCAACGAGACACCGGATCTGCACGACCTCACCGGCAACGACTTCGAAACTGCCTACAACGCTTACGAAGAGAAGGCGGCCAAGGGCGGGATCAAGATCTTCAAGACCGTGAAGGCGGTGGACCTGTGGCGCAAGATGCTCGGCATGCTGTTCGAGACCGGGCACCCCTGGGTGACCTTCAAGGACCCCTGCAATATCCGCTACACCAATCAGCACATGGGCGTGGTGCACAGCTCCAATCTCTGCACCGAGATCACCCTGCACACCAACGACAAAGAGATCGCAGTCTGCAACCTGGGTTCGGTCAACCTGCCTGCCCATGTCGATGAGAACGGCCTCGATCTGGCGAAGCTGGAGAAGACCGTCACCACCGCCATGCGCATGCTCGACAATGTCATCGACTATAACTACTACAGTGTGCCCCAGGCGAGAAATTCCAACCTTCGTCACCGCCCGGTTGGGTTGGGCATCATGGGTTTCCAGGATGCGCTCTACAAACAGCGCATCCCCTACTCTTCGGAGCAGGCCCTCGACTTTGCCGACCGCTCCATGGAGGCAGTGAGCTACTACGCCATCCAGGCATCTTCAGACATGGCGGCAGAGCGCGGCCGCTACTCCACTTACGAAGGTTCTCTGTGGAGCCAGGGCATCCTGCCCATCGACTCTATGAAAAAACTCAAGGAGAGCCGCGGCGACTACCTCCAGGTCGACGAAAGCCAGACCCTCGATTGGGATCACCTGCGCCAGAAGGTGACCACCCAGGGGATGCGCAACTCAAACTGCATGGCCATCGCACCCACCGCCACCATCTCCAACATCTGTGGTGTGAGTCAGTCTATCGAACCCACCTACCAGAATCTGTTCGTCAAATCGAACCTCTCCGGCGAGTTCACCGTGGTCAATGCCTACCTGGTACATGATCTGAAAAAGCAGGATCTATGGGACGAGGTCATGGTCAACGATCTCAAATACTACGATGGCAGCCTGCAACCCATCGACCGCATCCCGGCAGAGCTGAAGGCGCTCTACGCCACCGCCTTCGAGATGGATGCGCGCTGGCTCATAGAGGCGGGTTCCCGCCGCCAGAAATGGATCGACCAGGGCCAGTCCCTGAACCTCTATATGGCGGAACCCTCAGGCAAAAAGTTGGACAACCTCTACAAGCTGGCCTGGGTGCGCGGTCTCAAAACCACCTACTACCTGCGCTCCATCGGTGCCACTGCTGCGGAGAAGACCAGCGTGGCTGGCGGTAGCGGTCAGGCAGGCACTGAGACAGAGGCGCCCAAGGTCTGCTCGATCCTCGATCCGGACTGCGAGGCGTGCCAATGA
- a CDS encoding c-type cytochrome encodes MSRYLLKTGAVFLGLIAAGIVVAGTSEKAMEEYEAALLKEPSIENGKKVYEICAVCHTPEGWGHESGTYPQVAGQLNTVIIKQLADIRARNRDNPTMRPFTSPRLLGGVQEIADVAAYIALLPMIPDNGTGSGHDLKHGKKLYEEYCTECHGDNGQGDKAEHIPAIYGQHYRYLMRQFEWIKKGRRRNADPKMVKQIRRFSMRDVMAVMDYSSRLKPPKDKVAEAGWQNPDFPKYSRSSKIYGGYAIDKRSHDMRRPIRPK; translated from the coding sequence ATGAGTAGATATTTGCTAAAGACAGGGGCTGTTTTTCTTGGTTTGATAGCAGCAGGAATAGTTGTGGCAGGGACATCGGAAAAGGCGATGGAGGAGTACGAAGCAGCACTCCTTAAGGAGCCGAGTATTGAAAATGGAAAGAAGGTGTATGAGATTTGTGCGGTGTGCCATACGCCGGAAGGGTGGGGGCATGAAAGCGGCACTTATCCTCAGGTTGCAGGCCAACTGAATACGGTAATCATCAAGCAGCTTGCCGACATCCGCGCCCGCAACCGCGACAATCCAACGATGCGGCCATTTACTTCACCCCGCCTGCTGGGTGGTGTACAGGAGATCGCCGATGTTGCAGCCTATATCGCACTGCTGCCCATGATCCCAGACAATGGTACGGGCTCAGGGCATGATCTTAAACATGGCAAGAAACTCTATGAAGAGTATTGCACAGAGTGTCATGGCGACAATGGTCAGGGAGATAAGGCTGAGCACATACCGGCGATCTACGGCCAGCACTACCGTTATCTGATGCGTCAGTTCGAGTGGATAAAAAAAGGTCGTCGCAGAAACGCCGATCCAAAGATGGTTAAGCAGATCCGACGCTTTAGCATGCGGGATGTCATGGCGGTGATGGACTACTCCTCTCGTTTGAAGCCGCCGAAGGATAAGGTTGCCGAGGCGGGCTGGCAGAATCCCGATTTCCCTAAATACTCCAGATCATCCAAGATTTATGGTGGTTATGCGATCGACAAACGATCTCATGATATGAGAAGGCCGATCAGACCCAAGTAG
- a CDS encoding pentapeptide repeat-containing protein yields MTESTPVSNEIIDADMFVAALRRGDMAEIEHKRVRGAVQFRGESITFPMRALYTCFEGEVDFTGARFEGGADFSGCTFSKTVAFRNVRVVGDFILDDVDVLDMPSLWGKRLLDAVSLDLNGLQVEGNFVLNRTTVHGTVLAKGLQVEQNASIRGCEINSPDPKKTNAVTLDNAQIGGNFDFGCWAQHGSLYGKNGAYRESLVRGGVSATNIRVQGTVNIIGLQVLGDLSCWGSVFESTVFIKPFMKQANDGFSMVAHTAVSGTLNFSAAKISGHLEIESARVNGMLSLLSLESGTIVLGIYGYPSPAEAGPCILGGLTLKNARIHGDVGMPMLVVSGKDRTAGSPGLFINGADIEGDILFWRSTLQYKNSAGGSNHSIDFLSEGAYVGGHLEICQSNIRGECDFVNITVAGAIRLNDSHIAGDIAFRSRTTLLAAYKTPKMVRDRLPNSDTKLRRATAANLDLTMVRCDNDIDLTGLDIISERPDAEYADELLDGVKVGCVVARGLQAQGEVELFAINDEFSVTDSVNIPGAADFRYLKAFRFVISHKSFDAETFKECDIDRIGLRLTSAELGELRIEARRKENKRWQRLFGGRTESFPRPLHLQDLSVRAWDIRNYEQTDKFQTLLSCDPMFRRDTYVRSEQSVRNAGHESEANAIYRAAQQRARRQVWRDAWRSKWWFFRLPLESLRGVFLHLPFAYLLGYGTTPLRLLLVIGVVWGLMMPLYFTRENFEPSLAYREVRSAEGLDPLKIPPAIIWQDATPFFMSLRYHIPIIGLVARDEWELAEESGLHLFCKTSPLKSGDSDLQDVDEKSKRDGPLQSVASNPDCRLNTSLTPKDVGILISLLNWALWPLVLTFSIRKMLR; encoded by the coding sequence ATGACTGAGTCCACGCCTGTTTCCAACGAGATTATCGATGCGGATATGTTTGTCGCAGCGCTAAGGCGGGGCGATATGGCTGAGATTGAACATAAGCGTGTGCGCGGCGCCGTCCAGTTTCGTGGAGAAAGCATAACTTTTCCAATGCGGGCGTTGTATACCTGCTTTGAGGGTGAAGTTGACTTTACCGGCGCGAGGTTTGAAGGGGGCGCCGATTTCTCCGGTTGTACATTTTCAAAAACAGTTGCCTTTCGAAATGTCAGGGTCGTAGGGGATTTTATTCTCGATGATGTGGATGTTTTGGATATGCCCTCTTTGTGGGGTAAGCGTCTTCTCGATGCAGTTTCGCTTGATTTGAATGGACTGCAGGTTGAAGGAAATTTTGTTTTGAACCGTACCACGGTCCATGGAACAGTTTTGGCAAAGGGTCTTCAGGTAGAGCAGAATGCGAGTATCCGTGGATGTGAAATCAACTCGCCAGATCCAAAGAAAACAAATGCCGTTACCCTCGACAATGCGCAGATTGGCGGGAATTTTGATTTTGGCTGTTGGGCGCAACATGGATCACTTTATGGTAAGAACGGAGCTTATCGAGAGTCCCTGGTCAGAGGGGGTGTCAGCGCAACCAATATTCGGGTTCAAGGGACAGTCAATATAATCGGACTACAGGTTCTTGGTGACTTATCCTGCTGGGGTTCAGTTTTCGAGAGTACTGTATTTATAAAGCCTTTCATGAAACAGGCGAATGATGGCTTCAGCATGGTTGCGCATACCGCGGTCAGTGGAACGCTAAATTTTTCTGCGGCAAAAATTTCCGGGCATTTAGAGATAGAGAGTGCGCGTGTTAATGGCATGCTAAGTTTGTTGTCGTTGGAATCCGGGACTATTGTTTTAGGCATATATGGATATCCATCCCCTGCGGAAGCTGGACCCTGCATACTGGGTGGACTAACACTGAAAAATGCGCGAATACATGGCGATGTTGGAATGCCAATGCTCGTTGTCTCCGGCAAGGATCGTACCGCAGGTTCTCCAGGACTCTTTATCAATGGCGCCGATATTGAAGGTGACATTCTTTTCTGGCGTAGCACATTGCAGTATAAAAATAGTGCTGGTGGCTCAAATCATTCGATCGATTTTCTTTCCGAAGGCGCATACGTTGGGGGGCATCTTGAAATATGTCAATCGAACATCCGTGGTGAGTGTGACTTCGTCAATATTACCGTGGCCGGAGCGATCAGGTTAAACGATAGCCACATTGCTGGTGATATCGCCTTTCGTTCGCGGACAACACTGCTTGCCGCGTATAAAACACCAAAGATGGTGCGGGATCGCCTGCCAAACAGTGATACGAAATTACGTCGTGCGACAGCTGCAAATCTTGACCTGACCATGGTTCGTTGTGATAACGACATCGACCTCACCGGCCTGGATATTATCTCGGAACGACCGGATGCAGAGTATGCAGACGAACTTCTCGATGGGGTCAAGGTCGGCTGTGTGGTGGCGAGAGGGCTTCAGGCACAAGGTGAAGTTGAACTCTTTGCCATCAACGATGAGTTTAGTGTTACGGACAGTGTAAACATACCAGGCGCGGCCGACTTCAGGTATCTGAAAGCGTTTCGGTTTGTGATTTCACACAAGAGTTTTGATGCTGAAACATTCAAAGAGTGTGATATCGATAGAATTGGCCTGCGTTTGACATCGGCTGAACTCGGCGAATTAAGGATCGAGGCGCGAAGGAAAGAAAACAAACGATGGCAGCGTCTTTTCGGTGGAAGAACAGAGAGTTTCCCCCGTCCACTGCATCTGCAGGATCTCTCGGTGCGTGCCTGGGATATTCGAAACTATGAGCAGACGGACAAGTTTCAGACGCTGCTCTCCTGTGATCCCATGTTCAGGCGCGATACCTATGTGAGGTCGGAACAGTCCGTTCGAAATGCTGGGCATGAGAGTGAAGCCAATGCAATCTACCGTGCTGCCCAGCAGCGCGCGCGCCGTCAGGTGTGGCGGGATGCCTGGCGCAGTAAATGGTGGTTTTTTCGTCTGCCCCTGGAGTCTCTGCGAGGGGTTTTTCTGCACCTGCCTTTTGCTTACTTGCTCGGTTACGGCACTACGCCGCTACGGCTTCTTCTGGTCATCGGTGTGGTTTGGGGGCTGATGATGCCCCTCTATTTTACGCGTGAAAATTTTGAACCCAGTCTCGCATATCGTGAGGTGCGTTCTGCAGAGGGACTCGATCCTCTCAAGATACCGCCAGCGATTATATGGCAGGACGCAACGCCGTTCTTTATGTCGCTGCGTTATCATATTCCTATCATTGGGCTTGTGGCCCGGGATGAATGGGAGCTGGCAGAGGAGTCGGGCCTCCACCTATTCTGCAAAACGTCACCACTGAAGAGCGGCGACAGTGATTTGCAGGATGTAGATGAAAAGTCAAAACGTGATGGTCCTCTGCAGTCTGTAGCAAGCAACCCGGATTGCCGGTTAAACACCTCACTAACACCAAAGGATGTAGGGATTCTTATCTCACTGCTCAATTGGGCGTTATGGCCCCTGGTGCTGACATTCAGTATCAGGAAGATGCTGCGGTGA
- a CDS encoding cytochrome c has protein sequence MKRLLLTLLLTLPLAAQAVDMENGRKLSRSCALCHGQLGQGTPGPASPRLAGTPAGYMVQQVEAYINGDRPNLRMVITSSLHSLSEDDIDDIAAYYESINLNKVAPGLGAIPQWPGNIAQGEAIYGEDCKSCHRKNGMGKSRKGIPALALQYSQYLFRQIKMFQWRKRVHDDDPEDETFDNFSDQQIESILAYVSSLAPNNKR, from the coding sequence ATGAAACGGCTATTGCTGACACTCCTTTTAACACTACCGCTCGCTGCTCAGGCAGTAGACATGGAAAACGGTAGAAAACTCAGCCGCAGTTGTGCGCTTTGCCACGGCCAACTGGGCCAAGGTACACCCGGTCCCGCATCCCCGCGTTTGGCAGGAACACCTGCCGGCTATATGGTTCAGCAGGTGGAGGCCTACATCAACGGCGACCGTCCAAACCTGCGCATGGTTATTACCTCATCCCTGCATTCACTTAGCGAGGATGATATCGACGATATTGCCGCCTACTACGAAAGTATCAACCTGAACAAAGTTGCCCCCGGATTGGGTGCGATTCCACAATGGCCGGGCAATATTGCACAGGGAGAAGCCATCTATGGGGAGGACTGCAAAAGCTGCCACCGTAAAAACGGCATGGGAAAATCCCGCAAAGGCATACCGGCCCTGGCCCTGCAGTATTCCCAATATCTATTCCGTCAGATCAAGATGTTCCAGTGGCGCAAACGGGTTCACGACGACGACCCTGAAGATGAGACGTTCGATAATTTTTCCGATCAGCAGATTGAAAGCATTCTGGCTTACGTCTCTTCGCTGGCACCCAACAACAAAAGATAA
- a CDS encoding ribonucleotide-diphosphate reductase subunit beta, with protein sequence MLNWDDPLTAPVASANPAPQAGATVDSELQTPEAVVATATTEMPAEAAMNLDIKPVNPDDKRVINGLTDINQLAPFKYPWAWDYFLNGNKNHWTPLDINMAQDVHDYHHNLTLEERHVYENVLSYLTTSDILAMRNIGLAVMEKMSAPELQIYQARQVYEEALHTWTYQHCIETIGLDQGEIYNRYRVVPEINRKIQITNRRLASILRADINLRDPDELQNFVMAYIFFAGIFEGCWFYNGFSPIFALQRRGLMKGTAEQLQYIMRDEVLHASFGIRVVKQIMFEEGIQLDPKAVREMWDEALEAETGYAGYILKDPILGYSKEDHIEQFRFIANRRARQLGIEEPFPGAESALPWLDEQANLRKEKNFFETRVTEYQTGGALNWE encoded by the coding sequence ATGCTGAACTGGGACGATCCATTGACAGCGCCGGTGGCGTCAGCCAATCCTGCGCCACAGGCTGGGGCAACCGTGGATAGCGAGTTGCAGACACCGGAAGCCGTTGTCGCAACCGCAACAACGGAGATGCCGGCCGAGGCAGCGATGAATCTGGATATTAAACCGGTCAACCCGGATGACAAACGCGTCATCAACGGTTTGACCGATATCAACCAGCTGGCGCCATTCAAATACCCCTGGGCCTGGGACTATTTCCTCAACGGCAACAAGAACCACTGGACGCCGCTGGATATCAACATGGCGCAGGATGTGCATGACTACCACCACAACCTGACGCTGGAGGAGCGCCACGTCTACGAAAACGTGCTCTCCTACCTGACCACCTCCGACATCCTGGCGATGCGCAACATAGGCCTGGCGGTGATGGAGAAGATGTCCGCACCCGAGTTGCAAATCTACCAGGCCCGCCAGGTCTATGAGGAGGCGCTGCACACCTGGACTTACCAGCACTGCATCGAGACCATCGGCCTCGACCAGGGGGAGATCTACAACCGCTATCGCGTTGTGCCGGAGATCAACCGTAAGATCCAGATCACCAACCGCCGTCTCGCCTCGATCTTGCGCGCCGACATCAATCTGCGGGATCCCGACGAGCTACAGAACTTCGTCATGGCCTATATCTTCTTCGCGGGCATCTTCGAAGGCTGCTGGTTCTACAACGGTTTCAGCCCGATCTTCGCCCTACAGCGCCGGGGGCTGATGAAGGGCACCGCAGAGCAGCTGCAGTACATCATGCGCGACGAAGTGTTGCACGCCTCCTTCGGCATCCGCGTGGTGAAACAGATTATGTTTGAAGAGGGCATACAGCTCGATCCCAAAGCGGTCCGCGAGATGTGGGACGAGGCGCTGGAAGCTGAGACAGGATACGCAGGTTATATTCTCAAGGATCCGATTCTCGGTTATTCGAAAGAGGATCACATCGAACAGTTCCGCTTCATCGCCAACCGCCGGGCGCGTCAGCTCGGGATTGAAGAACCTTTTCCCGGCGCCGAGAGCGCCCTGCCCTGGCTCGACGAACAGGCCAACCTGCGCAAGGAGAAGAACTTCTTCGAAACCCGTGTCACCGAATATCAGACCGGTGGCGCACTGAACTGGGAATAA
- a CDS encoding DUF302 domain-containing protein — MNALKNLWFMLALAIAIPTTALAADKPAMPQINITDIKQTVVQMSLQDGITREDAIQALMSRAAEINLKFVARQEVSKELQARGLKTPYLDIFQFCNPEDARKMIMHDPIYAAYMPCRIAMVEDKNGKLWLMMLNLDMLINSQMLPAELTEIAIRVNQAMLDVMVAGATGEF, encoded by the coding sequence ATGAATGCACTGAAAAACCTTTGGTTTATGCTGGCACTGGCGATCGCGATCCCCACTACCGCTTTGGCAGCTGATAAGCCAGCGATGCCGCAGATCAACATTACAGACATCAAACAAACCGTTGTACAGATGAGCCTTCAAGATGGCATCACGCGTGAAGATGCGATACAGGCATTGATGTCCCGAGCTGCAGAGATCAATCTGAAGTTCGTTGCCCGCCAGGAAGTTTCGAAAGAGTTGCAGGCACGGGGCCTGAAGACCCCCTACCTCGACATCTTCCAATTCTGCAACCCGGAAGACGCCCGCAAGATGATTATGCATGACCCCATTTATGCGGCCTACATGCCCTGTCGTATTGCCATGGTGGAGGACAAGAACGGCAAACTATGGCTGATGATGCTGAACCTGGATATGCTTATCAACAGTCAGATGCTGCCTGCCGAGCTGACCGAAATCGCCATTCGCGTCAATCAGGCCATGCTTGATGTAATGGTTGCCGGCGCTACAGGCGAGTTCTGA
- a CDS encoding FAD-dependent oxidoreductase, translating to MKITRRSFVQGAGAATAVGMIGAPFIALGASKKVVVVGGGTGGATAAKYLKMADPTIDVTLIEANKHYYTCYLSNEVLSGDRTIDSIKFDYSGMGKHGVKIVHDIVTGIDAGKRVVKTKGGKSFNYDRCIVAPGVDFKWDTVEGYDANVAEIIPHAWKAGSQTVTLRKQLLAMKDGGTVCITAPPNPFRCPPGPYERASQMAHYFKQHKPKSKIIILDPKPKFSKMGLFTQGWKDLYGYGTDNSMIEWHGTPKGSDDNVLSGIDAKTRTATTGFNEVQADVLNVIPAQKAGKIAFAAGLTKGDWCPIDLHTFESTIHKNIHVIGDAAIAKGMPKSGYAANSEAKVCAASIAALLNGHEPGTPAYVNTCYSIIGKDYGISVAAVYRLAKDGSKITKVSGGLTPKDASAEMRAREVQYAYSWFDNITNDAFN from the coding sequence ATGAAGATTACCCGTAGAAGTTTTGTACAAGGTGCCGGTGCAGCGACAGCTGTCGGCATGATCGGTGCCCCTTTTATCGCCCTGGGCGCAAGTAAGAAGGTGGTGGTAGTTGGTGGTGGTACCGGTGGCGCAACTGCCGCCAAGTATCTGAAGATGGCCGATCCGACCATCGATGTCACCCTGATCGAAGCCAACAAGCACTACTACACCTGTTACCTCTCCAACGAGGTTCTGAGTGGTGACCGCACCATCGACTCGATCAAGTTCGATTACAGCGGTATGGGCAAACATGGTGTCAAGATCGTTCACGACATCGTCACCGGCATCGACGCCGGCAAACGCGTGGTCAAGACCAAGGGCGGCAAGAGCTTCAATTATGACCGCTGCATCGTTGCTCCTGGTGTCGATTTCAAGTGGGATACCGTTGAAGGTTATGATGCCAATGTGGCGGAAATCATCCCCCACGCATGGAAGGCAGGCTCACAGACCGTGACCCTGCGCAAGCAACTGCTTGCAATGAAGGATGGCGGCACCGTCTGTATCACTGCCCCGCCCAACCCCTTCCGCTGCCCTCCCGGACCTTACGAGCGTGCCTCTCAGATGGCACACTATTTCAAGCAGCACAAGCCAAAGTCCAAGATCATCATCCTGGATCCGAAGCCGAAATTCTCCAAGATGGGCCTGTTCACCCAGGGCTGGAAGGATCTCTATGGCTACGGAACTGACAACAGCATGATCGAGTGGCACGGTACCCCAAAGGGTTCCGACGACAATGTTCTGTCCGGCATCGATGCCAAGACCCGTACCGCGACCACTGGCTTCAACGAAGTCCAGGCGGACGTTCTGAACGTGATCCCCGCCCAGAAAGCCGGCAAGATCGCATTCGCTGCGGGCCTGACCAAAGGCGACTGGTGCCCGATCGATCTGCACACCTTCGAGTCCACCATTCACAAGAACATCCATGTGATTGGTGATGCTGCGATCGCCAAGGGTATGCCGAAGTCCGGTTATGCCGCCAACTCCGAAGCCAAGGTCTGCGCTGCTTCCATTGCTGCGCTGCTGAATGGTCACGAGCCTGGTACGCCTGCCTATGTCAACACCTGCTACTCTATCATCGGCAAAGACTACGGCATCTCCGTTGCAGCAGTTTATCGTCTGGCAAAAGACGGCTCCAAGATCACAAAGGTCTCCGGCGGTCTGACTCCCAAAGATGCCTCTGCTGAAATGCGAGCCCGTGAGGTGCAGTACGCCTACAGTTGGTTTGACAACATCACCAACGATGCTTTCAACTGA